One part of the Lotus japonicus ecotype B-129 chromosome 2, LjGifu_v1.2 genome encodes these proteins:
- the LOC130737212 gene encoding uncharacterized protein LOC130737212 encodes MAETSLYGSKLPFSMDMILMDDKSLLTEGKVYQISFFDVGESGCDFLPIEHPFKINFDIQTSVRLLPNKAINITPYSFVPLGDIMYKDLDTSFLIDVIGILTGASGEQEFEKDGFGLNVFFGKYASEVVDNLSFVDATNAVVVVQCCKASIKNVYGAIRVL; translated from the exons ATGGCTGAAACGAGTTTATATGGCTCAAAGCTACCCTTTTCAATGGACATGAtacttatggatgacaag TCTTTGCTAACTGAAGGAAAAGTATACCAGATTTCATTCTTTGATGTTGGCGAAAGCGGATGTGATTTTCTCCCAATCGAGcatccattcaagatcaactttgatattcagaCTTCTGTACGATTGCTTCCTAACAAGGCTATCAACATAACGCCGTACTCTTTCGTTCCACTTGGTGACATAATGTATAAGGACCTTGATACATCATTCCTTATAG ATGTAATTGGAATTCTCACTGGAGCAAGTGGAGAACAAGAGTTCGAAAAAGATG GGTTCGGGTTGAATGTGTTTTTCGGAAAATATGCTTCTGAAGTCGTTGATAATCTTTCATTTGTTGATGCAACCAATGCTGTCGTGGTTGTGCagtgtt gTAAGGCTAGCATAAAAAATGTTTATGGTGCTATTAGGGTTCTTTAA
- the LOC130740664 gene encoding agamous-like MADS-box protein TM6 isoform X2, whose amino-acid sequence MGRGKIEIKLIENPTNRQVTYSKRRNGIFKKAHELSVLCDAKVSLIMFSKNNKMHEYISPGLTTKRIIDQYQKTLGDIDLWRSHYEKMLENLKKLKEINNKLRRQIRHRLGEGLDMDDLSFQQLRKLEEDMVSSIGKIRERKFHVIKTRTDTCRKKVRSLEQMNGNLLLELEKCVIHPQFVLHDEGDPESAVALANGASNLYAFCQHHTHVNLPPHHHHVHGEDDLRLA is encoded by the exons ATGGGTCGTGGGAAGATTGAGATTAAGTTGATTGAGAACCCAACTAACAGGCAAGTCACCTACTCCAAGCGAAGAAATGGTATCTTCAAGAAAGCTCATGAACTCAGTGTTCTCTGTGATGCTAAGGTTTCCCTCATCATGTTCTCCAAAAACAACAAGATGCATGAATACATCAGCCCTGGCCTTAC GACAAAGAGGATTATTGATCAGTATCAGAAGACTTTGGGGGATATCGATCTGTGGCGTTCCCACTATGAG AAAATGCTTGAAAACTtgaagaaactgaaggagaTTAACAATAAGCTCAGGAGACAGATCAG GCACAGGTTAGGTGAGGGTTTGGATATGGATGATCTGAGCTTCCAGCAGCTGCGCAAACTTGAAGAGGACATGGTTTCTTCCATAGGGAAAATACGCGAACGCAAG TTCCATGTGATCAAAACTAGGACTGATACCTGTAGGAAGAAG GTTAGAAGCTTGGAGCAGATGAATGGAAATCTCCTGCTTGAACTT GAAAAGTGTGTGATCCATCCACAATTTGTTTTGCACGATGAAGGAGACCCGGAATCAGCAGTTGCACTGGCCAACGGTGCCTCCAACCTGTATGCATTCTGTCAACACCATACTCATGTGAATCTTCCTCCTCACCATCACCATGTCCATGGAGAAGATGATCTGCGCCTTGCTTGA
- the LOC130740662 gene encoding GATA transcription factor 5-like, translating into MFPLPSSFTTIPLSTTSHSHSHSHSPQVETEEMEAALKTSFRKEMVIPQAFMEELSGFNGGQNDDFSVDDLLDFSHAVEEEEPEQQQQKVEQEHSASACVSLQQSREISKPAATSNHHPFKDEFPTGELTVPVDDVADLEWLSHFVEDSEFSAAAAFPAAVALPVNPKKEVKTEPEPETPVFAQPRFRTSVQTKARSKRTRNGVRVWPLGSPETSSSSTTTSSSSSSPSSPLLMCTSFPLSGEQVCSAAARPPPAKRPKRIRNSCSDQAAPRRCSHCGVQKTPQWRTGPHGAKTLCNACGVRFKSGRLLPEYRPACSPTFSSELHSNHHRKVLEMRRKKEEGEVETGLSTVIPSF; encoded by the exons ATGTTTCCCTTGCCTTCATCCTTCACCACCATTCCTCTCTCAACCACATCCCATTCCCATTCCCATTCCCATTCCCCTCAG GTTGAAACAGAAGAAATGGAGGCTGCTTTGAAGACCAGTTTCAGAAAAGAAATGGTCATTCCCCAAGCTTTCATGGAGGAGCTGTCAGGGTTCAACGGAGGTCAAAATGACGACTTCTCCGTTGACGACCTTCTTGACTTCTCCCACGccgtggaagaagaagaaccagaaCAACAACAGCAAAAGGTAGAACAAGAACACTCTGCTTCTGCTTGTGTCTCCCTTCAACAATCCCGTGAAATTTCCAAACCCGCCGCCACCAGTAACCACCACCCTTTCAAAGACGAATTTCCCACCGGCGAGCTCACTGTTCCG GTGGATGATGTAGCGGACTTGGAGTGGCTGTCTCATTTCGTTGAGGATTCTGAATTTTCTGCCGCCGCTGCCTTCCCGGCCGCCGTAGCCTTACCGGTGAACCCAAAGAAGGAGGTGAAGACCGAGCCGGAACCAGAAACCCCGGTTTTTGCCCAGCCCCGTTTCAGAACTTCGGTTCAGACCAAGGCGAGAAGCAAGCGAACGAGGAATGGTGTTCGGGTTTGGCCACTCGGGTCACCGGAGACTTCCTCCAGTTCAACCACCACCTCGTCTTCCTCTTCGTCTCCTTCCAGCCCCTTGCTGATGTGCACCAGTTTTCCCCTGAGCGGCGAGCAGGTTTGCTCGGCGGCGGCAAGGCCTCCTCCGGCGAAGAGACCGAAGAGAATCCGAAACTCCTGTTCCGACCAGGCGGCGCCACGGCGGTGCAGCCATTGCGGCGTGCAGAAGACCCCACAGTGGAGGACTGGGCCACACGGAGCGAAAACGCTCTGCAATGCTTGTGGGGTCCGGTTCAAGTCGGGTCGGCTCTTACCCGAATACAGACCCGCTTGCAGCCCCACATTCTCCAGTGAATTGCACTCAAACCACCACCGGAAAGTCTTGGAGATGCGGCGGAAGAAGGAGGAGGGTGAAGTTGAAACCGGTTTGTCAACTGTTATTCCCAgtttttga
- the LOC130740663 gene encoding LRR receptor-like serine/threonine-protein kinase RGI5, translating into MGSLFFSLFMIISASGFLFRAESKTFWGDAEVLKKLKQSMDPASVTPGSCVSSWDFSIDPCDNVSGEKFTCGFRCDVVVSGLSRVTELSLDQAGYAASLFSFTWNLPYLETLDVSNNYFSGHIPDSFSNLTRLRRLGLSANSFSGEIPSSIGSLSSLEELYLDNNHLEGAIPRSFNGLVSLKTLQLQSNKLVGQFPDLSSLRNLNYLDLSANSLAGALPASLPVSLIQITIRNNQLTGVLASESFKDLAYLQVVDLSGNRFTGSVPSVLFQLPSLQQLTLSFNQFSSIETPYPGSSLQSGLIAVDLSNNQLQGLLPSFMALMPRLSSLSLENNRFTGLIPTLYAVKTVFPQTGFASFQRLLLRGNYLLGGIPRLLLTLKPDSANLSLVDNCLFRCPHVFFFCQGGQQKSSAECSGFSQLTH; encoded by the coding sequence ATGGGGTCTttgtttttctctctgttcATGATCATCTCAGCTTCAGGATTCCTATTCAGAGCAGAATCAAAGACATTTTGGGGAGATGCAGAGGTTCTGAAGAAACTAAAACAGAGCATGGACCCTGCTTCAGTCACTCCAGGCTCATGCGTGAGCTCCTGGGACTTCTCCATCGACCCATGCGACAACGTTTCAGGTGAGAAGTTCACCTGCGGGTTCAGGTGCGACGTCGTCGTTTCAGGGCTGAGCCGAGTCACCGAACTCAGTCTCGACCAAGCGGGTTACGCCGCCTCACTCTTCTCCTTCACCTGGAACCTCCCTTATCTAGAAACCCTCGATGTCTCCAACAACTACTTCTCCGGCCACATCCCCGATTCCTTCTCGAACCTGACTCGCCTCCGCCGACTCGGTCTCTCAGCGAACTCGTTCTCCGGCGAGATACCCTCTTCAATTGGTTCCCTCTCGAGCCTCGAAGAGCTCTACCTCGATAACAACCACCTCGAAGGAGCAATACCCAGAAGCTTCAACGGGCTTGTGAGCTTGAAAACACTCCAACTTCAATCAAACAAGCTCGTGGGTCAGTTCCCAGATTTGAGCTCCCTGAGAAACCTTAACTACCTTGACCTCAGTGCAAATTCCCTCGCCGGAGCATTACCGGCGTCGCTGCCGGTTTCCTTGATTCAGATTACAATCAGGAACAACCAGTTAACCGGAGTCTTAGCCTCTGAAAGCTTCAAGGATTTGGCATACTTGCAGGTAGTGGATTTGAGTGGTAACAGATTCACTGGCTCTGTTCCCTCTGTTCTGTTTCAGCTTCCATCGCTGCAACAATTGACACTCTCCTTCAACCAATTCTCCTCCATAGAAACCCCTTATCCAGGTTCCTCATTGCAAAGCGGGCTCATTGCGGTTGATCTGAGCAACAACCAGCTTCAGGGGCTTCTACCATCGTTCATGGCGCTGATGCCAAGGCTTTCATCTTTGTCATTGGAGAACAACCGGTTCACCGGTCTAATACCGACCCTGTATGCAGTGAAGACGGTTTTTCCTCAAACCGGGTTCGCTTCGTTCCAGAGGCTTCTGTTGAGAGGGAATTACTTGCTAGGAGGGATACCTCGGCTTCTGCTGACTCTGAAACCTGATTCTGCTAATTTGAGCCTTGTCGATAACTGCTTGTTTAGGTGTCCtcatgttttctttttctgtcaAGGTGGTCAGCAGAAATCATCAGCAGAATGTAGTGGATTTAGCCAACTCACCCattag
- the LOC130740664 gene encoding agamous-like MADS-box protein TM6 isoform X3, whose amino-acid sequence MGRGKIEIKLIENPTNRQVTYSKRRNGIFKKAHELSVLCDAKVSLIMFSKNNKMHEYISPGLTTKRIIDQYQKTLGDIDLWRSHYEKMLENLKKLKEINNKLRRQIRHRLGEGLDMDDLSFQQLRKLEEDMVSSIGKIRERKFHVIKTRTDTCRKKVRSLEQMNGNLLLELETRNQQLHWPTVPPTCMHSVNTILM is encoded by the exons ATGGGTCGTGGGAAGATTGAGATTAAGTTGATTGAGAACCCAACTAACAGGCAAGTCACCTACTCCAAGCGAAGAAATGGTATCTTCAAGAAAGCTCATGAACTCAGTGTTCTCTGTGATGCTAAGGTTTCCCTCATCATGTTCTCCAAAAACAACAAGATGCATGAATACATCAGCCCTGGCCTTAC GACAAAGAGGATTATTGATCAGTATCAGAAGACTTTGGGGGATATCGATCTGTGGCGTTCCCACTATGAG AAAATGCTTGAAAACTtgaagaaactgaaggagaTTAACAATAAGCTCAGGAGACAGATCAG GCACAGGTTAGGTGAGGGTTTGGATATGGATGATCTGAGCTTCCAGCAGCTGCGCAAACTTGAAGAGGACATGGTTTCTTCCATAGGGAAAATACGCGAACGCAAG TTCCATGTGATCAAAACTAGGACTGATACCTGTAGGAAGAAG GTTAGAAGCTTGGAGCAGATGAATGGAAATCTCCTGCTTGAACTT GAGACCCGGAATCAGCAGTTGCACTGGCCAACGGTGCCTCCAACCTGTATGCATTCTGTCAACACCATACTCATGTGA
- the LOC130740664 gene encoding agamous-like MADS-box protein TM6 isoform X1 codes for MGRGKIEIKLIENPTNRQVTYSKRRNGIFKKAHELSVLCDAKVSLIMFSKNNKMHEYISPGLTTKRIIDQYQKTLGDIDLWRSHYEKMLENLKKLKEINNKLRRQIRHRLGEGLDMDDLSFQQLRKLEEDMVSSIGKIRERKFHVIKTRTDTCRKKVRSLEQMNGNLLLELKEKCVIHPQFVLHDEGDPESAVALANGASNLYAFCQHHTHVNLPPHHHHVHGEDDLRLA; via the exons ATGGGTCGTGGGAAGATTGAGATTAAGTTGATTGAGAACCCAACTAACAGGCAAGTCACCTACTCCAAGCGAAGAAATGGTATCTTCAAGAAAGCTCATGAACTCAGTGTTCTCTGTGATGCTAAGGTTTCCCTCATCATGTTCTCCAAAAACAACAAGATGCATGAATACATCAGCCCTGGCCTTAC GACAAAGAGGATTATTGATCAGTATCAGAAGACTTTGGGGGATATCGATCTGTGGCGTTCCCACTATGAG AAAATGCTTGAAAACTtgaagaaactgaaggagaTTAACAATAAGCTCAGGAGACAGATCAG GCACAGGTTAGGTGAGGGTTTGGATATGGATGATCTGAGCTTCCAGCAGCTGCGCAAACTTGAAGAGGACATGGTTTCTTCCATAGGGAAAATACGCGAACGCAAG TTCCATGTGATCAAAACTAGGACTGATACCTGTAGGAAGAAG GTTAGAAGCTTGGAGCAGATGAATGGAAATCTCCTGCTTGAACTT AAGGAAAAGTGTGTGATCCATCCACAATTTGTTTTGCACGATGAAGGAGACCCGGAATCAGCAGTTGCACTGGCCAACGGTGCCTCCAACCTGTATGCATTCTGTCAACACCATACTCATGTGAATCTTCCTCCTCACCATCACCATGTCCATGGAGAAGATGATCTGCGCCTTGCTTGA